A single Anatilimnocola floriformis DNA region contains:
- a CDS encoding 2-oxo acid dehydrogenase subunit E2 — MAIEVKLPNLGEGVESGDIVDILVSEGDTIAKDQAIIDIETGKATMQVPSDFAGKVVKVHIKKGQTVKNGAVLLTLEGAAAGASAAPAKPAPAAEAPKAAPAPAKPAPQPAAPAPQPAAAKPAPVAPAPVKAVPAPQPVAQAPVATIAPAEEAAEYGDVAAGPAVRRFAREVGVDLSRVTGSGPGGRISREDVLAVVRAQSQGVGVNSSKTDAGSSARDNYGPIHVEKMTKIRKVIAAQMHKSWTTCPRVTNFDDADVTELEKIRVSSKDDYARKGIKLTSLPFVVKAVAMALKSHPTINASIDEDGEHIIFKDYVNVGIAVDTDRGLMVPSLRHPDTMSIPDVARALGTISENVRDGKITAADMQGSTFTISNLGAIGGTYSTPIINVPEVAILLVGRARKMPVVVNDEIVIRLMMPLSISYDHRLVDGGAAARFLNDVIDYLKSPSRLLLAP, encoded by the coding sequence ATGGCCATCGAAGTCAAACTCCCCAATCTCGGCGAAGGTGTGGAATCGGGAGATATCGTTGACATCCTCGTCAGCGAGGGAGACACCATCGCCAAGGATCAGGCGATCATCGATATCGAAACCGGCAAAGCGACCATGCAAGTGCCGAGTGATTTCGCCGGCAAGGTCGTGAAGGTACACATCAAGAAGGGCCAAACCGTGAAGAACGGTGCGGTCCTGCTCACGCTCGAAGGCGCCGCCGCTGGTGCCTCAGCCGCGCCAGCCAAGCCGGCTCCTGCTGCTGAAGCGCCGAAGGCTGCTCCGGCGCCAGCCAAGCCAGCGCCGCAACCTGCCGCTCCGGCTCCCCAGCCAGCCGCGGCGAAACCAGCGCCCGTTGCTCCTGCTCCCGTGAAGGCCGTTCCAGCGCCGCAGCCGGTTGCTCAAGCGCCGGTCGCCACCATCGCTCCCGCCGAAGAAGCAGCTGAGTATGGCGATGTCGCCGCGGGGCCGGCTGTTCGTCGCTTTGCTCGCGAAGTGGGCGTCGATCTGTCGCGCGTCACCGGCAGTGGTCCGGGCGGTCGCATTTCGCGCGAAGATGTTCTCGCCGTGGTCCGCGCTCAAAGCCAAGGCGTGGGTGTGAACAGTAGCAAGACTGACGCCGGCTCGAGCGCTCGCGACAACTACGGGCCGATCCATGTCGAGAAGATGACCAAGATCCGCAAGGTCATCGCGGCCCAGATGCACAAGTCGTGGACGACTTGCCCGCGGGTTACCAATTTCGACGATGCCGACGTGACCGAGCTGGAAAAGATCCGCGTCAGCAGCAAGGACGACTACGCTCGCAAGGGAATCAAGCTCACGAGCCTGCCGTTCGTGGTGAAGGCCGTCGCCATGGCCCTCAAGTCGCATCCCACGATCAACGCTTCGATCGACGAAGATGGCGAGCACATCATCTTCAAGGACTACGTCAACGTCGGCATCGCGGTCGACACTGACCGGGGCCTGATGGTCCCCAGCCTGCGTCATCCCGACACCATGTCGATTCCCGATGTCGCGCGGGCCCTGGGAACAATCAGCGAGAACGTCCGCGACGGCAAGATTACGGCTGCCGACATGCAGGGGAGCACGTTCACCATCAGCAACCTCGGCGCGATCGGCGGTACTTACAGCACGCCGATCATCAACGTGCCGGAAGTAGCCATCCTGCTGGTTGGTCGGGCTCGCAAGATGCCGGTCGTCGTCAACGACGAAATCGTCATCCGCTTGATGATGCCGCTGAGCATTTCGTACGATCATCGCCTCGTCGACGGCGGCGCTGCGGCGCGGTTCCTCAACGACGTGATCGATTATCTGAAGAGCCCCAGCCGGTTGCTGCTCGCTCCGTAG
- a CDS encoding endonuclease/exonuclease/phosphatase family protein — protein MFAALALAATSPLAAQPAAENTSLQVMTWNIRYDNANDGVDRWRNRRDWVAEIILREKVDLAGFQEVLAGQFHDLQERLPEFASYGAGRNDGKQQGEMSPIFYRKERFELLDKGTFWLSTTPEEIGSKGWDAALPRIASWLKLQDRQTKESLTVLNTHFDHQGTKARRASAELIVKQVREKFATLPLIFIGDLNSLPDSAAYETLAAKGTDDLPLLRDAYVAAKSKEGPDSTWNGFKKIVPGSRIDYLFATRQWDIEKLSTLTDQRDGRFPSDHLPIVCRLSLRK, from the coding sequence ATGTTCGCCGCTCTCGCTTTGGCCGCTACTTCACCACTGGCTGCTCAGCCCGCCGCCGAGAACACATCGCTGCAGGTGATGACTTGGAACATTCGTTACGACAACGCCAATGACGGCGTCGATCGCTGGCGCAATCGCCGCGACTGGGTGGCGGAAATCATTCTGCGCGAGAAAGTGGATCTCGCCGGCTTTCAAGAGGTGCTGGCCGGGCAATTTCACGATCTGCAAGAACGGCTGCCGGAATTTGCTTCCTACGGCGCGGGCCGCAACGACGGCAAACAGCAGGGAGAAATGTCGCCGATCTTTTATCGTAAGGAACGCTTCGAACTCCTCGATAAAGGAACATTCTGGCTGTCGACGACTCCGGAAGAAATCGGCAGCAAAGGTTGGGATGCAGCGCTGCCGCGAATCGCCAGCTGGCTGAAGTTGCAGGACCGGCAAACCAAGGAATCGCTGACCGTGCTCAACACGCACTTCGATCATCAGGGAACGAAAGCCCGCCGTGCCAGCGCTGAGTTGATCGTCAAACAAGTCCGCGAAAAATTTGCGACGCTGCCGCTAATTTTCATCGGCGATCTCAACAGCTTGCCCGATTCGGCCGCTTATGAAACGCTCGCCGCGAAAGGGACCGATGATCTGCCGCTGCTGCGCGATGCCTACGTCGCGGCCAAGAGCAAAGAAGGTCCCGACTCGACTTGGAACGGTTTCAAGAAGATCGTGCCGGGAAGCCGAATCGATTATTTGTTTGCGACTCGGCAATGGGACATCGAAAAACTTAGCACGCTCACCGATCAGCGCGACGGCAGGTTCCCGTCGGATCACCTGCCGATTGTTTGTCGCCTGTCGTTGCGGAAGTGA
- a CDS encoding RING finger protein — MESGVEFAVVLFAIGVIMVIIAGIAYSSHNSDLNRFASIWRGRIKRGGAWDFPQVTFQLGDTPTTLSYSNDGDDVYTHLTMSLFDIRLRMELRPQGIAQNIGKYFGMQDIEIGVPEFDAAFIIQGSNEREIREFLRQDVRYAIMALVCCGTQPHHDLHLQLGGGTLRVTKHEHFTSELQLSEFARCCFKLIRLIQKPLSDGIEFVEGQVRPTISLHDTECQVCGDPLTENVVQCQKCKTPHHLDCWQYFGSCSVYGCGHKRCIVLRK, encoded by the coding sequence ATGGAGAGCGGTGTTGAATTTGCAGTCGTGCTGTTCGCTATCGGCGTGATCATGGTGATCATCGCCGGCATCGCGTATTCATCGCATAACAGCGACCTGAATCGTTTTGCCTCAATCTGGCGGGGCCGCATCAAGCGCGGCGGGGCCTGGGATTTCCCGCAGGTGACGTTTCAGCTGGGCGACACGCCCACGACTCTCAGCTATTCGAACGACGGCGACGATGTTTACACGCATCTCACCATGTCGCTGTTCGACATTCGGCTGCGGATGGAACTGCGGCCGCAGGGAATTGCCCAGAACATCGGCAAATACTTCGGCATGCAGGACATCGAGATCGGCGTGCCGGAGTTCGATGCGGCGTTCATCATTCAAGGGAGTAACGAGCGCGAGATCCGCGAGTTTCTGCGTCAAGACGTTCGTTACGCGATCATGGCGCTGGTCTGCTGCGGCACGCAGCCCCACCACGATCTGCACTTGCAGTTAGGTGGCGGCACACTGCGAGTCACCAAGCACGAGCACTTCACCAGCGAGCTGCAGCTGTCGGAATTTGCCCGCTGTTGCTTCAAGCTGATCCGGCTCATTCAAAAACCGCTGAGCGACGGCATTGAGTTCGTCGAAGGGCAAGTGCGGCCTACGATTTCCTTGCACGATACAGAATGCCAGGTCTGCGGCGATCCACTTACTGAAAACGTGGTGCAGTGCCAGAAATGTAAAACGCCGCACCATCTCGATTGCTGGCAGTACTTCGGCTCGTGCTCGGTCTATGGCTGCGGCCACAAGCGGTGTATCGTGCTCCGCAAGTAA
- a CDS encoding ArnT family glycosyltransferase, protein MKAPSTITAHLFQVVALAAIVMLTNLGGPRLWDDDEPRNSGCAREMFLRNDWIVPTFNAELRTHKPILLYWCMLVSYHIGGANEFTARLPSALAAIGTVVLTYAMGRRLFNPRAGFWAATALACSVSFAMVSRAATPDGVLIFTSTLAVALFVFGTFARRKSVTGDVLDADQPAPLQRAAGHWFPQRPTLVLMMYAAMGLAVLAKGPVGLVLPTAVIGMFLLIQRLPALQTDLDSNDSSGELRQMVLPAWLHNAARPLNPLHFLGTCWYMWPLAAIVTVVLIAGPWYAAVGVQTDGEWLRGFFFEHNVERALSAKENHHGFIGFYPVMLIAGFFPFSIFALPVIIETTRRLMGKDAWQPGYLLAVCWIGVYLCLFSVARTKLLNYILPCFPAAALLVGAFLDRWLAGKLLIARWWPAVSFAVLMLIGGFLAVGVYAVANEFLPGDEFLALIGLLPAVAGLIALGRQMFNFDRRWTAGIMATCFAAMTTLIFAVGAQRVDAHREDQKIVSAILAREANPKLATFHILEPSWVYYGKQSITELPKPEKRIKTSNVPVVMAKMFDNKQALTFLSKDPTAYLITTRTQYEKLQPHLPADLKIITEQPLFESQFKMDLSKLFSGNFKKAPQQLVVIGREKANVIANTPAVETKR, encoded by the coding sequence TTGAAGGCCCCTTCGACTATCACCGCGCATTTGTTTCAGGTCGTCGCGCTGGCGGCGATCGTGATGCTAACCAATCTCGGCGGGCCGCGGCTGTGGGATGACGATGAACCGCGCAATAGCGGCTGCGCGCGCGAAATGTTCCTCCGCAACGACTGGATCGTGCCGACCTTCAATGCTGAGCTGCGCACGCACAAGCCGATTCTGCTGTATTGGTGCATGCTCGTTTCGTATCACATCGGCGGCGCGAATGAATTCACCGCGCGCCTCCCTTCGGCGCTCGCGGCGATCGGCACCGTGGTGCTGACCTATGCGATGGGCCGACGCTTGTTCAATCCGCGGGCTGGTTTCTGGGCTGCGACGGCGCTGGCTTGCAGCGTTTCGTTTGCAATGGTCAGCCGGGCCGCGACTCCCGACGGCGTGTTGATTTTCACGAGCACACTGGCCGTCGCGCTCTTCGTCTTCGGCACATTCGCGCGGCGAAAGTCCGTGACGGGCGATGTACTCGATGCCGATCAACCGGCGCCGCTGCAGCGGGCTGCTGGGCATTGGTTTCCGCAGCGACCGACGCTCGTGTTGATGATGTACGCCGCCATGGGCCTCGCCGTGTTGGCAAAGGGGCCCGTTGGTCTTGTGCTGCCGACGGCGGTGATCGGGATGTTCTTGCTCATTCAACGTTTGCCCGCGCTGCAGACCGATCTCGATTCGAATGATTCGTCGGGTGAGTTGCGGCAGATGGTGCTGCCCGCCTGGCTGCACAATGCAGCTCGGCCACTCAATCCGTTGCATTTTCTCGGCACCTGTTGGTACATGTGGCCGCTGGCGGCGATCGTTACGGTGGTGCTCATCGCCGGTCCCTGGTACGCAGCCGTCGGCGTGCAGACCGACGGCGAATGGCTGCGGGGCTTTTTCTTTGAACACAACGTTGAGCGGGCGCTGTCGGCGAAAGAAAATCATCACGGCTTCATCGGGTTCTATCCGGTGATGCTGATCGCGGGGTTCTTTCCGTTTTCAATTTTCGCGCTGCCGGTCATCATCGAAACGACGCGGCGATTGATGGGCAAAGACGCCTGGCAGCCTGGCTACTTGCTGGCTGTATGTTGGATCGGCGTGTACCTGTGTTTGTTCAGTGTGGCTCGCACGAAGCTGCTCAATTACATCCTGCCGTGCTTTCCAGCCGCGGCGCTGCTCGTCGGCGCGTTCCTCGATCGCTGGCTGGCGGGCAAGTTGTTGATCGCGCGCTGGTGGCCTGCCGTTTCATTCGCGGTGCTGATGCTCATCGGCGGGTTTCTCGCGGTGGGTGTGTATGCGGTGGCGAATGAATTTTTGCCAGGCGATGAATTTCTCGCGCTGATTGGACTGTTGCCTGCCGTGGCGGGCCTCATCGCGCTCGGGCGGCAGATGTTCAATTTCGATCGGCGCTGGACGGCTGGCATCATGGCGACCTGCTTCGCCGCGATGACCACGCTCATCTTCGCCGTCGGCGCGCAGCGGGTTGACGCTCATCGTGAAGATCAAAAAATCGTCAGCGCGATTCTGGCCCGCGAAGCCAACCCGAAGCTCGCGACGTTCCACATCTTGGAACCGAGTTGGGTTTATTACGGCAAGCAATCGATCACCGAGTTGCCCAAGCCTGAGAAGCGGATCAAAACGTCGAACGTGCCCGTGGTGATGGCCAAGATGTTCGATAACAAACAGGCCCTCACGTTCCTCAGCAAGGATCCGACTGCTTACTTGATCACCACGCGCACGCAGTACGAGAAACTGCAGCCGCATCTGCCCGCCGATCTGAAGATCATTACCGAACAGCCGCTGTTCGAATCACAATTCAAGATGGACCTGAGCAAACTCTTCAGCGGCAACTTCAAAAAGGCGCCGCAGCAACTCGTCGTCATCGGGCGAGAGAAGGCGAATGTGATTGCGAACACGCCGGCAGTGGAAACAAAGAGGTAG
- a CDS encoding thioredoxin family protein — MVKTASTMRELGTPAPDFSLINVDGQTVSLADFKGQPGLLVIFMCNHCPFVKHVAPELARLAMDYMPRGIAVVGINSNDTSKHPEDSPEQMVHEAEQRGYPFPYLFDEDQDVAKEYHAACTPDFFLFDKEQKLYYRGQLDPSRPKAGDVADGRDLRAALDALLAGKPAPEKQIPSIGCNIKWKAGSEPAYFSSTGVSG, encoded by the coding sequence ATGGTTAAAACTGCTAGCACGATGCGGGAGCTCGGCACACCGGCTCCGGATTTTTCGCTCATCAATGTCGATGGTCAGACGGTGTCGCTCGCCGATTTTAAAGGTCAGCCGGGTTTGCTCGTAATTTTCATGTGCAATCACTGCCCCTTCGTGAAGCACGTTGCGCCAGAACTTGCCCGCCTGGCCATGGATTACATGCCGCGCGGCATCGCCGTGGTTGGCATCAATTCGAACGATACGTCGAAACACCCGGAGGATTCGCCCGAGCAGATGGTGCATGAAGCCGAGCAGCGGGGCTATCCGTTTCCGTACTTGTTCGACGAAGACCAAGACGTGGCCAAGGAATATCACGCCGCTTGCACGCCCGACTTTTTCCTCTTCGACAAAGAACAAAAGTTGTACTACCGCGGCCAACTCGATCCTTCGCGTCCCAAGGCGGGCGATGTTGCTGACGGTCGCGACCTGCGCGCCGCGCTCGATGCACTGTTGGCCGGTAAACCCGCACCAGAGAAGCAGATCCCGAGCATCGGCTGCAACATCAAATGGAAGGCCGGCAGCGAACCAGCCTATTTCAGTTCTACCGGCGTATCTGGTTAG
- a CDS encoding RING finger protein, translated as MARDAFPLCFIAFLVIIGIFVAIASISSAVNKGVLEQVAKRWKGYVELGGFFGYDGLVMQIGDAYARLSYSKRGKNSRNTHLSVHFPDKQLRLELYVQDVIQQLKKLLGMYDLEIGAREFDDAFIINGNQPERIIEYLNPQSQVAILKLARFSTLVSNDLHLTISGGVLRVTKHRGFQSVGELNEFITLFSEVFEALAYSRNTGIEFVSSSPLPRVQETECQVCGHPLEGKIVFCLSCKTPHHLDCWNYFESCAVYGCGQHRYTEARRA; from the coding sequence GTGGCCCGTGATGCGTTTCCTTTATGCTTCATCGCCTTCCTGGTGATTATTGGCATCTTCGTCGCCATCGCGTCGATTTCGAGCGCCGTCAATAAAGGCGTGCTCGAGCAAGTCGCCAAGCGTTGGAAGGGCTACGTCGAGCTGGGCGGCTTCTTTGGTTACGACGGTCTCGTGATGCAAATCGGCGACGCCTATGCTCGGCTCAGTTATTCGAAGCGCGGCAAAAACAGCCGCAATACACACTTGTCGGTTCATTTTCCCGACAAGCAACTGCGACTTGAGCTGTATGTGCAGGACGTGATTCAGCAGTTGAAGAAATTGCTGGGCATGTATGACCTGGAAATCGGCGCGCGCGAGTTCGACGATGCCTTCATCATCAACGGCAATCAACCGGAGCGGATCATCGAGTATCTGAATCCGCAGTCGCAAGTGGCGATCCTGAAGCTCGCTCGTTTTTCCACGCTGGTCTCAAACGATCTGCACCTGACGATTTCCGGCGGCGTGCTGCGGGTGACAAAGCATCGTGGTTTTCAGAGCGTGGGTGAGCTGAACGAGTTCATCACCCTGTTCTCCGAAGTGTTCGAAGCGCTCGCCTATTCGCGCAACACCGGGATCGAGTTCGTCTCGTCTTCGCCGCTGCCGCGGGTGCAAGAGACCGAATGCCAGGTCTGTGGCCATCCGCTCGAGGGAAAGATCGTCTTTTGTTTGAGCTGCAAAACGCCGCACCATCTCGATTGCTGGAATTATTTCGAATCGTGCGCGGTCTACGGTTGTGGGCAGCATCGTTACACCGAAGCCAGGCGAGCATAG
- a CDS encoding DUF1559 family PulG-like putative transporter, producing MPINFSCPHCGKQTVVADQFAGQTGPCSACGKSVTIPLTASSYPAGPSTKSSSGTAALLVILATVAVLGVICLGGAGLLFFPVISQSRISAQQTKSLNNLKQIALALHNYHDTYNSLPPAVVTDTDGQPLYSGRVLLLPFLDQNAVYQAFDKNKAWDSPENQAITATIIKTFQDPAHPGGPAAPRSDYVFVTGTGTIFEGSKTTNFASITDGTSNTIMVIQTATGPQNWAEPVDWNADSGVLPPGNHPQVVLTAFADGSVRAIRTHLMQMALQQLMQRADDRSMPDLGY from the coding sequence GTGCCGATCAATTTTTCCTGCCCGCATTGCGGCAAGCAAACCGTCGTTGCCGATCAATTCGCAGGGCAAACCGGTCCGTGCTCAGCCTGTGGAAAATCGGTGACCATTCCACTCACCGCGAGCAGCTACCCGGCGGGACCGTCGACCAAGAGCAGTTCAGGAACCGCAGCGCTGCTTGTTATTCTCGCCACGGTTGCGGTGCTCGGTGTGATTTGCCTCGGTGGCGCCGGCCTGTTGTTTTTTCCTGTGATTTCCCAGTCTCGTATTTCTGCACAGCAAACGAAGTCGCTGAATAACCTCAAGCAAATCGCTCTTGCGCTGCATAACTACCACGATACGTATAACTCCCTCCCGCCGGCCGTCGTCACCGATACCGATGGCCAACCGCTATATAGCGGCCGAGTCCTGCTGCTGCCGTTCCTCGATCAAAACGCGGTGTACCAAGCCTTCGACAAAAACAAAGCTTGGGACAGCCCTGAGAATCAAGCGATCACCGCGACCATCATCAAGACGTTTCAAGATCCGGCCCATCCGGGCGGACCGGCTGCACCTCGGAGCGACTATGTCTTCGTGACCGGAACGGGGACGATTTTTGAGGGTAGCAAAACAACCAACTTTGCCAGCATCACCGATGGCACGAGCAACACGATCATGGTGATTCAAACCGCGACGGGCCCGCAGAATTGGGCAGAGCCCGTCGACTGGAATGCCGACAGCGGCGTGCTGCCGCCGGGTAATCATCCGCAGGTAGTGCTCACTGCCTTTGCCGATGGCAGCGTGCGCGCGATTCGCACGCACTTAATGCAAATGGCGCTGCAACAACTGATGCAACGAGCTGACGACCGAAGTATGCCTGACTTAGGATATTAA
- a CDS encoding DUF1559 family PulG-like putative transporter gives MTIEFRCPHCGKQTVVADQFAGQSGACAGCGQQITIPKASFAAPATMQTPMYAPTGGSKSGGGSTLLVILAIVMGCILLCCGGVASVLFIGRSQMGGRRDQMISQNNMKQLGLALHNYHDVHGSFPPAVVTDADGKPLYSGRVLLLPYMDQAALFQQFDKSKAWDAPENLAVTDTIIKTFQDPNNKSGSLQRSDYVFVTGVGTMFEGSKAVKFSSVTDGLSNTIIMVGTSRGPSNWAEPVEWNVDLGMPPPTAEPNEVQILFADGSVRFMALQDFQQNMRAITTKGGGEIVNLP, from the coding sequence ATGACGATCGAATTTCGCTGTCCTCATTGTGGCAAACAGACGGTTGTTGCCGATCAGTTCGCGGGCCAGAGCGGCGCGTGCGCCGGCTGCGGCCAGCAGATCACCATTCCCAAAGCGAGTTTTGCAGCGCCCGCGACCATGCAGACGCCAATGTACGCGCCGACTGGCGGGAGCAAGTCCGGCGGCGGCTCCACGCTCCTCGTCATTCTGGCGATCGTGATGGGCTGTATTCTCCTCTGCTGTGGCGGCGTGGCCTCTGTTCTCTTTATTGGCCGGTCGCAGATGGGAGGCAGACGAGATCAAATGATTTCGCAGAATAATATGAAGCAACTCGGCTTGGCGCTGCACAACTATCACGATGTGCACGGCAGCTTTCCGCCGGCCGTAGTCACCGATGCCGATGGCAAGCCACTTTACAGCGGTCGCGTGCTGCTGTTGCCTTACATGGACCAAGCGGCGCTCTTTCAACAATTCGACAAATCGAAGGCTTGGGATGCGCCGGAGAATCTGGCCGTCACCGATACGATCATCAAGACCTTTCAAGACCCCAACAACAAATCGGGTTCGCTGCAACGGAGCGATTATGTCTTCGTGACGGGGGTCGGCACGATGTTTGAAGGGAGCAAAGCAGTCAAGTTTTCGAGTGTGACTGACGGCTTGAGCAACACGATCATCATGGTCGGCACGAGTCGTGGTCCCTCCAACTGGGCGGAGCCCGTCGAATGGAATGTCGACCTGGGCATGCCACCGCCGACGGCTGAGCCCAACGAAGTTCAAATTCTGTTTGCCGACGGCAGCGTGCGCTTCATGGCGCTGCAAGACTTTCAACAGAACATGAGGGCAATCACCACGAAAGGCGGCGGTGAGATCGTGAATCTTCCCTAG
- a CDS encoding RING finger protein, producing the protein MLFAAIVVLALFGVFSQTAARFERWNSALAAVAQRFGGVLSRGGWFSNPSLRLPYGTTYSRLSVYSLPGTSGRKCLEMIVQWSDVSLHMALVPRVSRRQIAIDLRGLHELEFDWDDFRLRWNVWADEGEESRLLLSSGVRVQLERISRSPEPAETLVLIYPGWLVVRKVWESSRANDLEQFVETTLGLYDQLQLTKTEGIDFVNGDQPQIIDHANCRICGEEMSAEIVICRRCQTPHHRDCWEYAGGCATYGCRETIYLLPRRAFPTAGNHAPPEPSQELPPGRPSKPR; encoded by the coding sequence ATGCTGTTTGCTGCTATCGTCGTGCTGGCACTGTTTGGCGTCTTCAGTCAAACGGCGGCCCGATTCGAGCGCTGGAATAGCGCGCTGGCCGCGGTCGCTCAGCGGTTCGGCGGCGTGCTGAGTCGCGGCGGTTGGTTCAGCAATCCCTCGCTACGTCTTCCTTACGGCACGACTTATTCGCGGCTGTCGGTTTACAGCTTGCCGGGGACGTCGGGTCGCAAGTGCCTCGAGATGATCGTGCAGTGGTCCGACGTTTCGCTGCACATGGCCCTCGTGCCGCGCGTCTCACGACGGCAGATTGCCATCGATCTGCGCGGACTGCACGAACTCGAATTCGATTGGGACGATTTCCGCCTGCGCTGGAATGTGTGGGCCGACGAAGGAGAAGAGTCGCGCCTGCTCCTCAGCTCGGGCGTGCGCGTGCAACTCGAGCGCATCAGCCGCTCGCCGGAACCGGCCGAGACGCTGGTGCTGATTTATCCCGGCTGGCTGGTGGTGCGTAAGGTGTGGGAATCGTCGCGGGCCAATGATCTGGAGCAGTTCGTCGAAACGACGCTCGGTCTGTACGATCAGCTGCAGCTGACGAAGACTGAGGGAATCGACTTCGTAAACGGTGATCAGCCGCAGATCATCGATCACGCCAACTGCCGGATCTGCGGCGAAGAAATGTCGGCCGAGATTGTCATCTGCCGTCGCTGTCAGACGCCGCACCATCGTGATTGCTGGGAATATGCCGGCGGCTGCGCGACGTATGGCTGTCGCGAGACGATCTATCTGCTCCCCCGCCGGGCTTTTCCTACGGCAGGAAATCACGCGCCCCCCGAGCCATCGCAAGAACTGCCGCCTGGTCGGCCCAGCAAGCCGCGTTAA
- a CDS encoding outer membrane protein assembly factor BamE has protein sequence MKISLRWFLILIALTGPAIAVFHSCNRGTITEQQDRQIQIGMKQAEVLAACGPPATTWNPGRGGVVWEYHLSKWRPTAFLNPICVEFNAEGVVVNTWVQ, from the coding sequence ATGAAAATCTCACTGCGCTGGTTCTTGATTCTCATCGCCCTCACTGGGCCTGCGATTGCGGTTTTTCATTCGTGCAATCGCGGGACGATTACTGAACAGCAAGACCGGCAAATTCAGATTGGGATGAAGCAAGCCGAAGTGCTCGCGGCTTGCGGACCACCAGCAACAACTTGGAACCCCGGTCGTGGCGGTGTTGTGTGGGAATACCATCTGAGTAAATGGAGGCCCACTGCGTTTCTGAACCCCATTTGTGTTGAATTCAATGCCGAAGGCGTTGTTGTGAACACCTGGGTTCAGTGA
- a CDS encoding CPBP family intramembrane glutamic endopeptidase, with product MEALADLKDQVRELLQKLLRGAALWQLLIVALAAGIGEEVLFRGLIQAGLAALLPNSFALVGSLLIASVLFGLCHYLSNTYFALATLAGAYFGLLMLVSGSLLPAIIAHALYDFIALAYLLHDGEA from the coding sequence ATGGAGGCACTCGCTGATCTGAAAGATCAGGTCCGTGAGCTGCTACAGAAGTTATTGCGAGGCGCCGCCCTGTGGCAACTCCTCATCGTTGCGCTCGCGGCGGGAATTGGCGAAGAGGTGCTCTTCCGCGGCTTGATTCAAGCGGGCCTGGCCGCGCTGCTGCCGAACTCGTTCGCACTGGTCGGCAGCTTATTGATCGCGTCGGTCTTGTTCGGATTGTGCCACTATCTGAGCAACACTTACTTCGCGCTGGCGACACTCGCCGGCGCTTACTTTGGGCTGCTGATGCTCGTCAGCGGCAGTTTGCTGCCGGCGATCATCGCGCACGCGCTGTACGACTTCATCGCGCTGGCGTACTTGCTGCACGATGGCGAAGCGTAA